A genomic stretch from Bos mutus isolate GX-2022 chromosome 4, NWIPB_WYAK_1.1, whole genome shotgun sequence includes:
- the LOC102281745 gene encoding olfactory receptor-like protein OLF3, translated as MGADNQTWVRGFILLGLSSDWATQVALFVLFSVTYLLTLLGNVLVVLLIRLDSRLHTPMYFFLTNLSFVDVSYATSIVSQMLVHFLAEHKGIPYVSCAAQLFFSLGLGGIEFVLLAMMAYDCYVAVCDPLRYSVIMHRGLCARLAITSWVSGSVNSLVQTTITFQLPMCTNKYIDHISCELLAVVRLACVDTSSNEVAIMVSSIVLLMTPFCLVLLSYIRIISTILKIQSTEGRKKAFHTCASHLTVVVLCYGMAIFIYIQPNPSPSVLQEKLISLFYAILTPMLNPMRR; from the coding sequence atgGGAGCAGATAACCAGACTTGGGTGAGAGGATTCATTCTCCTCGGCCTGTCCAGTGACTGGGCCACTCAGGTCGCTCTCTTTGTCCTGTTCTCAGTCACTTACCTGCTGACCCTGCTGGGGAACGTCCTCGTTGTTCTTCTGATCAGACTGGACAGCCGACTCCACACTCCCATGTATTTCTTTCTCACCAACCTCTCCTTTGTTGATGTCTCCTATGCCACAAGCATCGTTTCTCAGATGCTGGTGCATTTTCTTGCAGAACATAAAGGGATCCCCTACGTGAGCTGTGCAGCCCAGTTATTCTTCTCCCTGGGCCTGGGTGGGATTGAGTTTGTTCTCCTGGCCATGATGGCCTATGACTGCTATGTGGCTGTGTGCGACCCCCTGAGATACTCGGTCATCATGCACAGAGGGCTCTGTGCTAGGCTGGCCATCACATCCTGGGTCAGTGGCTCTGTCAACTCTCTCGTGCAGACCACCATCACCTTCCAGTTGCCTATGTGCACGAACAAGTATATTGATCACATAtcctgtgaactcttagctgtggtcAGGCTGGCCTGTGTGGACACCTCCTCCAACGAGGTGGCCATCATGGTTTCTAGCATTGTCTTGCTGATGACACCTTTCTGCCTGGTCCTCCTGTCCTACATCAGGATCATCTCCACCATCCTGAAGATCCAGTCCacagaggggagaaagaaagccttccacaCCTGTGCCTCTCACCTCACAGTGGTTGTCCTGTGCTATGGTATGGCCATTTTCATTTACATTCAGCCCAATCCCAGCCCTTCCGTGCTTCAGGAGAAGCTGATCTCTCTCTTCTACGCCATTTTGACACCCATGCTGAACCCCATGAGGAGGTGA